From the Chloroflexus aurantiacus J-10-fl genome, one window contains:
- a CDS encoding CHAT domain-containing protein — translation MDEIIDLEFSLRSIGNAGYAVTLSYADPDSDADVRIERGNVDRPIQFDFNRLRELNTDPVAYGTALGTMLLSDPDLLAQFQAARAIARRGRRPLPIRFRLFIAPSAAELHALRWETLCMPDGEPLLMGEEVYFSRYLTSNDVQPIRARSRNALRVLIAIANPHGIERFGLAPVDVAGELARARAGFAHFDIVELVEPGAATLEQIISTLRTSARKGQPFDVLYVVAHGSFVEGNTYLWLVKPDNTFDRVDGSSFCQRLRELAERPRLVMLIACQSGGGMTTDNGALAAIGPRLAEAGVPAVVAMQGNVSMRLIERFIPAFCQELQHHGMIDAAMAVARGTVRDLPDFWMPALYSRLKSGRIWYVPGFADEHETAEKIEALASYMADGLCTPIIGPELAETRLGTSRAIARMWAERYRYPMESYEGEQLAYVAQFLSIKHDYRFPRRSLVETLRQLLLDTYGDTLPDLAQLDLQQMYSLIGRHERERDPHDPYRVLAAQPLPVYITANASNMLSDALIEAGKQPVIELCRWNEDLDHLPSIFEREPDYRPSAERPLVFHLFGNFDQLETLVLTEDDYFDFLINISAERERIPAIVRDALADSALLFLGFELEDIGFRTLFHSLIKPLRGGSRRRRYVQIAGQLLPREDQVLQPDRAIRYLEAYFQDTAAISIFWGSPRDFCTALALHLVESDRPRRRRGF, via the coding sequence ACTAAATACCGACCCGGTGGCATACGGCACTGCGTTGGGCACAATGCTGTTGAGCGATCCCGATCTACTTGCTCAATTTCAGGCCGCCCGTGCAATTGCGCGCCGTGGCCGGCGTCCGCTCCCCATCCGTTTTCGCCTCTTCATCGCGCCAAGCGCTGCCGAACTCCATGCGTTGCGGTGGGAAACGCTCTGTATGCCTGATGGTGAGCCGTTGCTGATGGGGGAAGAGGTCTATTTTTCGCGTTACCTGACCAGCAACGATGTGCAGCCGATTCGTGCTCGTTCGCGCAATGCGCTGCGGGTATTGATCGCCATTGCTAATCCCCATGGCATCGAGCGCTTTGGTCTGGCACCGGTTGACGTTGCGGGTGAACTCGCTCGGGCACGTGCCGGCTTTGCCCATTTTGACATTGTTGAATTGGTTGAACCCGGTGCTGCAACACTTGAACAGATCATCTCTACCCTACGCACTTCTGCTCGTAAAGGGCAGCCGTTTGATGTGCTCTACGTCGTGGCACACGGAAGTTTTGTCGAGGGAAATACGTACCTCTGGCTGGTGAAACCGGACAATACCTTTGATCGGGTTGATGGTTCGTCGTTCTGTCAGCGGTTGCGCGAACTTGCCGAACGTCCGCGCCTGGTGATGCTGATTGCCTGTCAAAGTGGTGGTGGCATGACGACCGACAATGGTGCGCTGGCAGCAATTGGGCCGCGTCTGGCCGAAGCCGGTGTACCTGCGGTGGTCGCGATGCAGGGCAATGTCTCGATGCGTTTAATCGAGCGTTTTATACCGGCATTCTGCCAGGAATTGCAGCATCACGGGATGATCGATGCGGCGATGGCTGTAGCCAGGGGCACTGTCCGTGATCTCCCTGATTTTTGGATGCCGGCTCTCTACTCGCGCTTGAAGAGCGGTCGTATCTGGTATGTGCCCGGTTTTGCCGATGAACATGAAACGGCAGAGAAGATCGAAGCTCTCGCCAGTTATATGGCCGATGGGCTGTGTACGCCGATTATCGGCCCGGAACTGGCCGAGACCCGTTTGGGTACCAGTCGGGCCATTGCCCGCATGTGGGCTGAACGGTATCGCTATCCAATGGAGAGCTACGAAGGCGAGCAGTTGGCGTATGTCGCGCAATTTCTCTCGATCAAACACGACTACCGCTTCCCCCGCCGCTCGTTGGTTGAAACATTGCGCCAGTTGTTACTTGATACGTATGGCGACACGCTGCCCGATCTCGCTCAGCTCGATCTTCAGCAGATGTATAGCCTGATCGGTCGCCACGAGCGGGAACGCGATCCGCACGATCCGTACCGTGTGCTGGCGGCACAACCGTTGCCTGTGTACATCACGGCCAATGCCTCGAATATGCTGAGTGATGCGTTGATCGAAGCCGGCAAGCAGCCGGTTATCGAACTGTGTCGTTGGAACGAAGACCTGGATCACTTGCCGTCAATCTTCGAGCGCGAGCCGGATTATCGGCCATCAGCCGAACGCCCGCTGGTCTTTCATTTGTTTGGTAATTTTGATCAGCTCGAAACGCTGGTGTTAACCGAAGATGATTACTTCGATTTTCTCATCAACATTTCGGCAGAACGCGAGCGCATCCCTGCGATTGTCCGTGATGCGCTGGCCGATAGCGCACTCCTCTTCTTGGGCTTTGAGCTAGAGGATATAGGCTTTCGTACCCTGTTTCATAGTTTGATTAAACCATTACGCGGTGGATCGCGGCGACGGCGCTACGTGCAAATCGCCGGACAGCTTTTGCCACGCGAAGATCAGGTCTTGCAGCCTGATCGGGCGATTCGTTATCTGGAAGCCTATTTTCAAGATACCGCAGCGATCAGTATTTTCTGGGGTAGTCCACGCGATTTCTGTACAGCGCTGGCCCTGCACCTTGTTGAGAGTGACCGACCTCGTCGTCGGCGTGGGTTCTAG
- a CDS encoding PD40 domain-containing protein encodes MLQQNPYLGPRAFTREHRLYGRDREVRDLTSLLVAERIVLLYSPSGAGKSSLIQAALIPALEARQFRVLPIVRVGLALPDDIPPGVNRYLAAAALSIGGDEAIDRSLADLIVPSDQSEMDDTVIIFDQFEELLTVDPLDRAAKVAFCQTIGDLLRKHRNVWALFAIREDYLAPLMEYAYLLPSRFRTTFRLDLLGPEAALAAIRQPALALGVEFDQVAAQTLVDDLRRSRVQLVSDQIGTMLGSTVEPVQLQVVCYRLWQRLFPDGAPTGAVINAAALRTVGSVDAALADYYAERVAAAAATSGVRERVIRDWFDQQLITATGIRNQVLRGEDTTAGLPNQALLPLIDAYLIRAEQRRNFIWYELAHDRLIEPVRQNNAAWREQLSPFQRQAALWAATDRPESLLLHDDDLVAARNWVAAHPELVEQIDEEFLAACLARQAEIDTERRRERLIKQLGVVSAILAVVMFIAAAAAFFAYQEAERLSRLARIRELTAEAAVNLSVDPQLSLLLARQAVLIQREREEPVDLGAMAMLYRALATSRVRATFDLGAPVTALAVSQNERWWAAAVSPADDLAEVVLVERSTGQMQRLATFAINVSAIAFSPDGAKLAAVTWDGTILIWNTLSPDQPERLWHPLATQSIPPDDPLAVRFLAVAFSPDGQTLYTTGYDGWLRRWDLATRRQIVMGGIEGVPLRSLTIDPAGVRIAAASQEGQVLIWRMRDGELVGRAVLSGQPIAALAYTPAGTLALIEETRLIETNGEDSTVLTTFGTPLNDLYLSPDGFLALVAANDGNEYVISLSNGKIITVLRGHTDQISQTRWLPGGQEVVTASFDGTVRFWDVSDLQWFAPTALAADPQRGWVAVGGENGRIALFTRPNTPARPLLHHTAAIEMLAFSPDGRWLAAAGADAQVSVWDVASGRLQAVIEHRARVRNVAFSADGSLLLTSSRTQALLWQWQQSVTRPLTMLDLSDRFETVITGAALHPTQPLLAIVTRDGLVMVWNYRTAQTLVKTVDERANGQVRFNPQGTVVVSESNEGIILVRDSATLNQRDFPASHRGGIADFAFDPSGTLIATAGFDQTVKIWQFADGIEQMRMGVDGLPVAIGFSGPRELVAVSANGSVIRLPLNLDTALDLAVMRSRRPTADECVRYQLAREDASLCQ; translated from the coding sequence ATGTTACAGCAAAACCCCTATCTTGGGCCACGGGCTTTTACCCGCGAACATCGGTTGTACGGTCGCGATCGCGAGGTGCGTGACCTGACCAGCCTGCTTGTCGCTGAACGAATTGTCTTGCTCTATTCACCGTCAGGTGCCGGCAAGAGTTCGCTGATCCAGGCTGCACTGATTCCAGCACTGGAAGCACGTCAGTTTCGGGTCCTGCCGATTGTACGGGTTGGTCTGGCATTGCCGGACGATATACCCCCCGGTGTTAATCGCTATCTGGCGGCTGCTGCACTCTCAATTGGTGGCGACGAAGCTATCGACCGGTCGCTGGCCGATCTGATCGTGCCGTCCGATCAATCGGAGATGGACGATACCGTCATCATTTTCGATCAATTTGAAGAACTGCTCACCGTCGATCCGCTTGATCGGGCAGCGAAGGTAGCATTTTGCCAGACAATTGGTGATCTGTTGCGCAAGCACCGGAATGTGTGGGCGCTCTTCGCAATCCGCGAAGACTACCTGGCACCGTTAATGGAATATGCCTACTTGCTGCCGTCGCGGTTTCGCACAACCTTCCGGCTCGATCTGCTTGGCCCGGAAGCGGCACTGGCTGCCATTCGTCAGCCGGCCCTGGCGTTGGGGGTTGAATTCGATCAGGTGGCTGCTCAAACACTGGTTGATGATTTGCGCCGGTCGCGCGTTCAACTTGTCTCCGACCAGATTGGCACGATGCTGGGGAGTACGGTGGAACCGGTGCAGTTACAGGTGGTCTGTTATCGACTCTGGCAACGCCTGTTTCCCGATGGTGCGCCGACAGGAGCTGTTATCAATGCCGCTGCACTACGCACGGTGGGGTCAGTTGATGCTGCCCTGGCCGATTACTATGCCGAACGAGTAGCGGCGGCAGCGGCAACCAGTGGTGTGCGCGAGCGGGTGATTCGTGATTGGTTTGATCAACAGCTCATCACTGCAACCGGCATTCGCAATCAGGTCTTGCGCGGCGAAGATACAACCGCCGGTTTACCCAATCAGGCATTGCTGCCCCTGATCGATGCCTATCTTATCCGGGCTGAGCAGCGACGCAATTTTATCTGGTATGAGCTGGCTCATGATCGGCTCATCGAACCGGTTCGCCAGAATAATGCGGCCTGGCGTGAGCAGTTGAGTCCGTTTCAACGTCAGGCTGCGCTGTGGGCAGCAACTGACCGTCCAGAAAGTCTGTTGCTCCACGATGATGATCTGGTGGCAGCCAGAAATTGGGTGGCGGCCCATCCTGAACTGGTCGAGCAGATTGATGAAGAGTTTCTTGCTGCCTGTCTGGCGCGGCAGGCTGAGATTGATACTGAACGTCGTCGTGAGCGTTTGATCAAACAATTAGGAGTTGTATCGGCAATCCTGGCAGTGGTTATGTTCATTGCAGCAGCCGCTGCTTTTTTTGCTTATCAGGAAGCTGAACGACTCTCGCGGTTGGCTCGTATCCGTGAATTGACGGCAGAGGCGGCTGTGAACCTGTCCGTTGATCCACAACTGTCATTGTTGCTGGCCCGGCAGGCAGTTTTGATACAACGAGAACGTGAAGAGCCGGTTGATCTCGGCGCAATGGCAATGCTCTACCGCGCACTGGCTACCTCACGGGTGCGAGCAACGTTTGATCTGGGCGCACCGGTGACCGCGCTGGCAGTCAGTCAGAATGAGCGCTGGTGGGCGGCAGCGGTGTCGCCTGCTGATGATCTGGCTGAGGTTGTTCTGGTGGAACGGTCTACCGGTCAGATGCAACGTTTAGCGACCTTCGCAATCAATGTCTCGGCCATCGCCTTTAGCCCCGACGGCGCGAAACTCGCTGCGGTCACCTGGGATGGCACCATTCTGATTTGGAATACGCTCAGTCCTGATCAGCCAGAGCGGTTGTGGCATCCGCTGGCTACCCAGAGTATCCCACCGGATGATCCGCTGGCAGTGCGGTTCCTCGCGGTGGCATTCAGTCCTGATGGGCAGACGCTCTACACGACGGGCTACGATGGCTGGTTACGACGGTGGGACTTAGCAACCAGGCGGCAGATCGTGATGGGCGGAATCGAAGGTGTTCCACTGCGTAGCCTGACTATCGATCCGGCTGGTGTGCGGATCGCTGCTGCCAGTCAAGAGGGGCAGGTGCTGATCTGGCGCATGCGCGATGGAGAACTGGTTGGACGCGCAGTACTCAGTGGGCAACCGATTGCGGCGCTGGCGTACACACCGGCAGGTACGCTGGCCCTCATTGAAGAGACACGGCTGATCGAGACGAATGGTGAGGATAGCACGGTATTAACGACCTTCGGCACGCCCCTGAACGATCTCTACCTCAGCCCGGATGGTTTTCTGGCCCTGGTTGCGGCCAACGATGGCAACGAGTATGTGATCAGTTTAAGTAACGGCAAGATTATCACCGTTCTCCGTGGTCATACCGACCAGATCAGCCAGACCCGCTGGCTGCCCGGTGGGCAGGAGGTGGTGACGGCATCATTCGATGGGACGGTGCGTTTTTGGGATGTTAGTGATCTTCAGTGGTTTGCCCCAACTGCACTGGCCGCCGACCCTCAACGTGGATGGGTAGCCGTAGGCGGTGAGAATGGTCGGATCGCCCTCTTCACACGTCCCAACACCCCGGCTCGTCCACTCCTTCATCATACCGCAGCTATCGAGATGCTGGCGTTTAGTCCCGATGGGCGCTGGCTGGCTGCTGCCGGTGCTGATGCACAGGTGAGTGTCTGGGACGTTGCGTCTGGTCGCCTGCAAGCCGTCATTGAACACCGGGCGCGCGTGCGCAATGTGGCTTTTAGTGCCGATGGCAGCCTCTTGTTAACCAGCAGCCGGACGCAGGCATTGCTCTGGCAGTGGCAACAGTCGGTAACCCGTCCGCTGACAATGCTCGATCTGAGCGATCGCTTTGAGACGGTGATCACCGGCGCTGCTCTACATCCAACCCAACCCCTGCTGGCGATTGTTACCCGTGATGGGCTAGTGATGGTGTGGAACTATCGGACTGCCCAGACACTGGTTAAGACTGTCGATGAGCGGGCTAATGGCCAGGTTCGCTTTAATCCGCAGGGCACAGTTGTGGTTAGTGAGTCGAATGAGGGAATCATCCTCGTGCGTGACAGTGCCACGTTGAATCAGCGCGATTTTCCGGCGTCTCATCGCGGAGGAATTGCCGATTTTGCATTTGACCCCAGTGGTACACTGATTGCAACCGCAGGCTTTGATCAAACAGTGAAAATCTGGCAGTTTGCCGATGGGATTGAGCAGATGCGCATGGGGGTTGATGGCTTGCCGGTGGCAATCGGGTTTAGCGGCCCGCGTGAACTGGTCGCCGTCAGTGCGAATGGGAGTGTTATTCGGTTACCGCTCAATCTGGATACAGCGCTTGATCTGGCTGTAATGCGTAGTCGTCGTCCCACTGCCGATGAGTGTGTACGTTACCAGCTTGCGCGCGAAGACGCTTCGCTTTGTCAATGA
- a CDS encoding FG-GAP-like repeat-containing protein, translating to MSRAYIMLCLLLIAGIVGNTPLPVRAQTETGPLQQIWQSAASDEYTSVAAFDIDSDGDDDLAVGRRNLPTQIWRNDGLDSTGQLILTPIWTSPNANETVDLAWAVTDSGTILLAEANYDDPLFVYRVDLVSSGVAVNVQFTTPNLFSQTILWGYLDGDNDPDLLIGTEAGSIYYYLDDQILAGVPNTLQEAVPAGFTTVSMALADMDSDNIPDLVVGLRGGPTHIFGGVSAAPFFGSAPIWVDDIVNTNTRAVITGDFDNNSKPDLFIAGVRENVRLYLHQSDMPLTLALSWVTSQRINAVAAVATDYDGDGFIDVALSSEPRSDVIQTLPIGEHLLRNNGSGGFTLVSTLANRATNRSRLAWGQMAGSSTPDLVVVRLNAPARVYRNQLSGAVQTVVTGAGGAPAHGALFFRQPAGSTALAEPVLVDDRPLRADASGNATLTGLVNAGDDVAVLQPIGELVSYTSTHAPIPIASDRTDLITATLSITQTGIIQFIDSVIITGTHTYFSDLSMTLISPSGTVVRLVDGSCGDNNGFAIAVSDTIAGNNCPPTGGAQFQAIDPLDELRGEPITGDWRLVIADNFPFDGGTLTAWSLRLLVNDSPLYYTNIVPGDPPTLTTLSDAGVNAVNVSPDNPLLLFDIDVSLEWDARNDTGYMAQLRTDLRRASELLYDWTNGQVALGRVRIFHNRERWNLADVRIYATNRLRPNSDRGGIVQQTTITTNALGEEVVFYPGRVRIGATWNQYGASRGAVGEDWPRALAHELGHYLLFLSDNYIGFSEVDGRRVLVGVESCPGAMNNPYREEQSEFHPLAGWTTNCQQTLSQLENGRADWETIVAFYPALAAHRPTTFNEITGPNTLPAQLTEVIEMPLAGSPRTLRQSTFSLLQETDEGTIRLQPDRSARGILFTDDDGNGTIDRLIDLGAPVRDQLEARGARAGDRLCLFELAVRRFGCVEALVSGQTALTVTERSDWQPDIRIEPIDGQRIRVIVRAEGITAPLRARLFPLDAPSSATVTLTASAGVAQAEITAPTFFEQALLHLWVDETAPRREAITDVNLYFYPADTPRLAADQSPVPQQRRPCNPRRQTCPNDAPASLDGQAMIYDLDGVFGPGDLLSFQAATRAPATPPPWSEQVGSGYWLNGVTATDLTGFSINLSYDEISLPPGTAGGLSMFKYDPTSQAWREIVVYRRDLERRELAGDAAGAGLYTLLTTLRPAAGWNLLAYPWSGESVPVAFSRLHVDSRHYRIVYGYDEVTNSWRRYDPTVAPAFDTLVNTLTSLTYGRGYWVFVTDDGATGTASLTGGATLQSALPQPPTTYYGYIAPLGTTTFAPGQTVEALINGVVCGSAQTRLVNNQVAYVIDVAAAQPGSEGCGMAGRQVTFRVNGMTVRGSALWGAPGAQRLDLNPTVWVPLLQREVVCLVACR from the coding sequence ATGTCACGAGCGTATATAATGCTATGCCTGTTGCTCATTGCCGGTATTGTCGGTAACACGCCGCTACCGGTTCGTGCTCAAACCGAAACCGGACCACTCCAACAGATCTGGCAATCAGCGGCCAGTGATGAGTATACGAGTGTTGCTGCATTCGATATTGATAGCGATGGTGATGATGATCTGGCCGTTGGTCGGCGCAACTTACCGACTCAGATCTGGCGCAACGACGGATTGGACAGCACAGGTCAACTTATTCTAACACCGATCTGGACGTCGCCGAATGCTAATGAAACCGTTGATCTGGCCTGGGCTGTCACTGACAGTGGGACGATTCTGTTAGCAGAAGCGAATTACGATGACCCTCTATTCGTATATCGGGTAGATTTGGTTTCCAGTGGGGTGGCGGTCAATGTGCAATTTACCACCCCAAACCTGTTCTCACAGACGATCCTGTGGGGGTATCTCGACGGTGATAACGATCCAGACCTGCTGATTGGTACCGAAGCGGGTTCTATTTATTACTACCTCGACGATCAAATCCTGGCCGGTGTGCCGAATACGTTGCAGGAAGCTGTTCCGGCAGGGTTCACCACCGTCAGCATGGCCCTGGCCGATATGGATAGTGACAATATACCCGATTTAGTGGTTGGTTTACGAGGTGGGCCAACTCACATCTTTGGCGGCGTATCAGCCGCGCCCTTCTTCGGTTCGGCCCCAATTTGGGTCGATGATATAGTGAATACGAACACCCGTGCCGTCATTACCGGCGATTTTGACAACAACAGTAAACCCGATCTGTTCATCGCCGGCGTGCGTGAAAATGTGCGCCTCTATCTTCATCAGTCAGATATGCCGCTGACACTGGCTTTGTCATGGGTGACGAGTCAGCGGATCAATGCGGTTGCTGCTGTTGCAACTGATTACGATGGTGATGGTTTCATCGATGTTGCACTCAGTAGTGAACCACGAAGTGATGTAATACAGACGCTACCCATCGGTGAACATCTGCTGCGGAATAATGGCAGTGGTGGTTTTACCCTGGTCTCCACGCTTGCGAATCGGGCAACGAATCGTAGCCGACTGGCGTGGGGGCAGATGGCGGGGTCAAGTACTCCTGACCTGGTGGTCGTTCGGTTGAATGCGCCGGCCCGCGTCTATCGCAATCAGCTCAGTGGGGCAGTGCAGACAGTGGTTACCGGGGCTGGTGGGGCGCCGGCCCACGGTGCTCTCTTCTTCCGCCAGCCCGCCGGTAGTACTGCACTGGCCGAACCCGTTCTTGTTGATGATCGGCCATTACGAGCTGATGCGAGTGGCAATGCTACGTTGACCGGGTTGGTGAATGCGGGTGACGATGTGGCTGTTCTGCAGCCTATTGGTGAGTTGGTCTCCTATACCAGTACCCATGCTCCAATTCCAATTGCCTCTGATCGCACCGATCTGATCACAGCAACCCTGTCGATTACGCAGACCGGGATTATTCAGTTCATTGACTCGGTCATTATTACAGGCACGCACACCTATTTTAGCGATCTCTCAATGACCCTGATCAGTCCTTCAGGAACAGTCGTGCGTCTGGTTGATGGATCTTGTGGTGACAATAATGGTTTTGCGATTGCGGTCAGCGATACCATCGCCGGCAATAATTGTCCGCCTACTGGAGGCGCACAGTTTCAGGCCATTGACCCACTAGACGAACTGCGTGGTGAGCCGATTACCGGTGACTGGCGACTGGTTATTGCCGATAACTTTCCCTTCGATGGCGGTACACTCACCGCCTGGAGTCTTCGCCTTCTGGTCAACGATAGTCCGCTCTACTACACCAATATCGTTCCTGGCGACCCGCCAACACTGACCACCCTCAGCGATGCGGGTGTCAATGCGGTCAATGTCAGCCCTGATAACCCTCTTCTCCTCTTCGATATCGATGTCTCGCTTGAGTGGGATGCGCGCAATGATACCGGTTACATGGCCCAATTACGCACCGATCTCCGTCGTGCCTCGGAGCTGCTCTACGATTGGACAAATGGCCAGGTCGCGCTGGGGCGGGTCAGAATCTTTCACAACCGTGAACGCTGGAATCTGGCCGATGTGCGGATCTACGCGACGAATCGCTTGCGGCCGAACTCGGATCGAGGTGGCATTGTTCAACAGACCACAATTACTACCAATGCTCTGGGAGAAGAGGTGGTCTTTTATCCGGGACGGGTTCGCATTGGGGCAACCTGGAATCAGTACGGTGCCAGTCGCGGTGCTGTGGGTGAGGACTGGCCACGGGCATTGGCGCATGAATTGGGACACTATTTACTCTTCCTGTCTGACAACTATATCGGTTTTAGCGAGGTTGACGGTCGGCGCGTGCTGGTTGGGGTTGAGAGCTGTCCAGGCGCAATGAATAATCCCTACCGTGAAGAACAATCGGAATTTCATCCGCTTGCCGGGTGGACGACCAATTGTCAACAAACGCTTTCGCAGCTTGAAAATGGCCGTGCTGATTGGGAGACAATTGTTGCCTTTTACCCGGCGTTAGCCGCACATCGTCCGACAACCTTCAATGAGATAACCGGCCCTAACACGCTGCCGGCGCAGCTCACCGAAGTGATTGAAATGCCACTAGCGGGTTCGCCGCGCACACTCCGCCAGTCTACGTTCAGTCTGCTGCAGGAAACTGACGAAGGTACAATCCGCCTTCAACCTGACCGCAGCGCACGTGGTATCCTCTTTACCGATGATGATGGCAATGGGACAATTGATCGACTGATCGATCTCGGTGCTCCGGTGCGCGATCAGCTCGAAGCACGCGGTGCGCGAGCGGGTGATCGTCTCTGCCTGTTTGAGCTGGCGGTACGGCGGTTCGGCTGCGTCGAAGCGCTGGTGAGTGGTCAGACAGCGCTAACTGTTACCGAGCGATCTGACTGGCAACCAGACATCCGGATCGAACCGATTGATGGTCAACGGATTCGGGTGATCGTGCGTGCAGAGGGTATTACTGCTCCCTTACGTGCTCGCCTGTTCCCACTTGATGCGCCGTCATCGGCTACCGTCACTCTAACTGCTAGCGCTGGAGTAGCACAGGCTGAGATAACTGCCCCGACATTTTTCGAGCAGGCGCTGCTCCACCTGTGGGTTGATGAGACGGCACCACGGCGCGAGGCCATCACCGATGTCAATCTCTACTTCTATCCAGCGGATACCCCGCGTCTGGCTGCCGATCAATCACCAGTCCCTCAGCAACGACGACCGTGCAATCCACGGCGGCAAACCTGTCCAAACGATGCTCCGGCGTCACTCGATGGCCAGGCGATGATATACGACCTTGATGGTGTCTTTGGACCGGGTGATCTGCTCTCATTTCAAGCGGCTACTCGTGCACCGGCTACACCACCGCCGTGGAGCGAGCAGGTCGGATCGGGCTACTGGCTGAATGGCGTAACTGCAACAGACCTGACCGGCTTCTCGATCAATTTGAGCTACGACGAAATCAGTTTGCCACCCGGAACGGCCGGTGGGTTGAGTATGTTCAAATATGATCCAACCAGCCAGGCATGGCGTGAAATTGTTGTCTATCGGCGCGATCTCGAACGGCGCGAGCTGGCCGGTGATGCGGCCGGGGCAGGACTGTACACCTTATTAACAACGCTGCGCCCGGCAGCCGGCTGGAACCTGCTGGCTTATCCGTGGTCGGGTGAAAGTGTGCCGGTTGCGTTCAGTCGTCTTCACGTCGATAGTCGTCATTATCGCATTGTATACGGTTATGACGAAGTGACCAATAGCTGGCGTCGGTACGACCCAACGGTTGCCCCTGCCTTTGATACTCTGGTGAACACACTCACCAGCCTGACCTACGGTCGCGGCTATTGGGTTTTTGTGACTGATGATGGGGCAACCGGAACCGCTTCATTGACAGGTGGTGCCACCCTGCAATCGGCACTGCCGCAGCCGCCAACAACCTACTACGGCTATATTGCACCATTGGGTACGACAACGTTTGCCCCCGGTCAGACCGTAGAAGCATTGATCAATGGTGTCGTCTGTGGCAGCGCCCAAACGCGATTAGTAAACAATCAAGTTGCCTACGTCATCGACGTGGCTGCGGCCCAACCCGGCAGCGAAGGGTGTGGGATGGCCGGTCGGCAGGTAACCTTCCGCGTCAACGGCATGACTGTGCGAGGTTCGGCATTGTGGGGCGCACCGGGAGCGCAGCGCCTCGATCTCAATCCGACAGTCTGGGTGCCACTCCTGCAACGTGAAGTAGTGTGCCTGGTAGCGTGTCGGTAG
- a CDS encoding MarR family winged helix-turn-helix transcriptional regulator has translation MTESELANATNNPSTLDAIEQMILRISWLAQRQFVQLLDDERFNLTLTQFYTLLHLAQTNGECKMSDLAEATQQSAAALTGVVDRLLDKQLVERTRHERDRRQVMVQVTPRGLALIAAIRQARREQIHAALGHLPAADAERLLELLEGVLTGMSRVLERSETGRLA, from the coding sequence ATGACCGAATCAGAACTGGCCAATGCCACGAATAACCCGTCAACCCTCGATGCCATCGAGCAAATGATTTTACGCATAAGCTGGCTGGCGCAGCGCCAGTTTGTGCAGTTGCTCGATGATGAGCGGTTTAACCTGACATTGACCCAGTTCTACACCCTGCTTCATCTGGCGCAAACGAACGGCGAGTGCAAGATGTCAGATCTGGCCGAAGCGACGCAGCAGTCGGCAGCGGCGCTCACCGGTGTAGTTGATCGTTTGCTTGATAAACAGTTGGTAGAGCGCACACGGCACGAGCGGGATCGTCGTCAGGTGATGGTGCAGGTCACGCCGCGGGGACTAGCCTTGATTGCTGCGATTCGTCAGGCCCGGCGCGAGCAAATCCATGCCGCACTTGGACATCTGCCGGCGGCTGATGCCGAACGCTTGCTCGAACTTCTGGAAGGGGTATTAACCGGGATGTCGCGCGTGCTCGAACGGAGTGAGACAGGACGATTGGCATAA